A genomic region of Luteibacter aegosomatissinici contains the following coding sequences:
- a CDS encoding glycoside hydrolase family 2 protein gives MQNPVQTAFAAVILASFACGSQAMASTTYADTRVAAEAGTVSPISRWQIQDSAKAQQGGAAISASGFATTEWFPVTGRATVMAGLLENQVFKGDVFHSDNLRAVQVPDASGNLFVTPWWYRAGFSLAKAGSGRHTLFRTHGIIASADLWVNGKQVADHTNLAGAYPVRDIDVTRWVRAGSNALALKVYPGDPRMSLSIGWVDWNPTPPDNNMGPWRGVDIIQTGPVALSAPLVLPTLSADLKQATLSVKVTATNLDSVAHDATLTGTVADKPVKQTVHLAPGEVKVVSFAAGSTPAATLDNPKVWWPIGMGDHPLYDMAVSATVDGVASDRAATRFGVRRVESTLTHQGYRQFTINGQPLLIRGGGWAPDMFLRDDPARMDAEFSYVVNLGINTIRSEGKLENQRFYDLADQHGILILAGWECCDKWEAAAKTGGEPWNDADMRVAQASMASEARLLRNHPSVIGFFIGSDHAPPPALAKMYTDTLRAEDWSLPVISAAVDEKTAEAGPSGMKMAGPYDWIPPSYWYADKLGGAFGFDSEVSAGATIPRLEDVQRMLSVQEQEALWKYPEARQYHASADWSTFAVLTPFDTALARRYGAPTGLADYVAKAQLDNYDNVRAQFEAFNARMGADNPATGVIYWMLNNAWPSLHWHLYDYYMNPAGAYYGAKKANEPVHIQYSYDSRSVVVVNHTLADQHALTATVRVRNLDGSVRFQKQVQGIDLPGNRTQAVLDLPAVTDLSTVYFVELDLAAADGKAISRNVYWLSTRADTLDWAKSNWYLTPLTQYGDFTALATLPRATREVRVSTTREGSDDVTTVTLSVPSTSPAAAVQEHLSIRRGPKGELALPVTWSDNDVTLWPGESIVLTARYPAGGAVGTVVEVEGWNAPVAQFTAGVTQGTKH, from the coding sequence ATGCAGAACCCCGTCCAGACCGCTTTCGCCGCCGTCATCCTGGCCAGCTTCGCTTGCGGCTCACAGGCGATGGCCAGCACTACCTACGCCGATACGCGCGTTGCGGCGGAGGCCGGCACTGTCAGCCCAATCAGTCGCTGGCAGATCCAGGACAGCGCGAAGGCGCAGCAAGGCGGCGCGGCCATCTCGGCCAGCGGCTTCGCCACCACCGAGTGGTTCCCGGTCACCGGGCGTGCCACGGTCATGGCCGGCCTGCTCGAGAACCAGGTGTTCAAGGGCGACGTCTTCCACAGCGACAACCTGCGCGCTGTCCAGGTACCGGACGCGAGCGGAAACCTGTTCGTGACGCCATGGTGGTATCGCGCCGGCTTCAGCCTGGCAAAGGCCGGTAGCGGGCGACATACGTTGTTTCGCACGCACGGCATCATCGCCAGCGCGGATCTGTGGGTGAATGGCAAACAGGTCGCCGACCACACCAACCTCGCGGGTGCCTACCCCGTGCGCGATATTGACGTCACACGCTGGGTACGTGCTGGCAGCAACGCGTTGGCCCTGAAGGTCTATCCCGGCGATCCGCGGATGAGCCTGTCCATCGGCTGGGTGGACTGGAACCCTACGCCGCCCGACAACAATATGGGCCCGTGGCGTGGCGTGGATATCATCCAGACGGGGCCCGTGGCCTTGAGTGCGCCACTCGTGTTGCCGACGCTCTCGGCCGACCTGAAGCAGGCGACGCTGTCCGTGAAGGTCACGGCAACGAACCTGGATAGCGTGGCGCACGACGCGACGCTCACGGGCACGGTCGCGGATAAGCCCGTCAAGCAGACCGTGCACCTCGCTCCCGGCGAAGTAAAGGTGGTGTCGTTCGCTGCAGGCAGCACGCCCGCCGCCACACTGGATAACCCCAAGGTCTGGTGGCCCATCGGCATGGGCGACCACCCGCTTTACGACATGGCGGTCAGCGCCACGGTGGATGGCGTGGCATCCGATCGCGCGGCCACGCGGTTCGGTGTGCGGCGCGTCGAATCCACCCTTACCCACCAGGGCTATCGCCAGTTCACGATCAACGGCCAGCCCCTGCTGATTCGCGGCGGCGGCTGGGCACCTGACATGTTCCTGCGCGATGACCCCGCACGCATGGATGCCGAGTTCAGCTATGTGGTGAATCTTGGCATCAACACCATTCGCAGCGAGGGCAAGCTGGAAAACCAGCGGTTCTACGATCTTGCTGACCAACACGGGATCCTGATCCTGGCCGGCTGGGAATGCTGCGACAAGTGGGAGGCAGCGGCGAAGACGGGCGGCGAGCCGTGGAACGACGCCGACATGCGCGTGGCGCAGGCATCGATGGCCAGTGAGGCACGCCTGCTCCGCAACCACCCATCGGTGATCGGCTTCTTCATCGGTAGCGACCATGCGCCCCCACCGGCGCTCGCCAAAATGTACACGGATACCTTGCGCGCGGAAGACTGGTCGTTACCGGTTATCTCGGCGGCGGTGGATGAGAAGACCGCCGAAGCAGGTCCCTCGGGCATGAAAATGGCGGGACCCTACGATTGGATCCCCCCGTCGTACTGGTATGCAGACAAGCTGGGCGGCGCGTTCGGCTTCGACTCGGAAGTGAGCGCTGGCGCGACGATTCCGCGCCTCGAGGATGTACAACGCATGCTCTCTGTGCAGGAGCAGGAGGCATTGTGGAAGTACCCCGAGGCCCGGCAGTACCACGCCTCGGCGGACTGGTCGACATTTGCTGTGCTTACCCCCTTCGACACTGCGCTGGCCCGGCGCTACGGAGCACCCACCGGGCTCGCTGACTATGTGGCGAAAGCCCAGCTCGATAACTACGACAACGTGCGCGCACAGTTCGAAGCGTTCAATGCACGCATGGGGGCCGACAACCCGGCTACCGGCGTCATCTACTGGATGCTCAACAACGCCTGGCCGTCACTGCACTGGCACCTCTACGACTACTACATGAACCCGGCCGGTGCCTACTACGGCGCGAAGAAAGCCAACGAGCCCGTGCACATCCAGTACTCGTATGACTCGCGCAGCGTGGTGGTCGTGAACCATACCCTGGCCGATCAGCATGCACTGACGGCGACGGTCAGGGTACGTAATCTCGATGGCAGCGTGCGCTTCCAGAAACAAGTGCAGGGTATCGACCTGCCTGGCAACCGCACGCAGGCGGTGCTCGACCTGCCTGCAGTAACGGACCTCTCCACGGTCTACTTTGTTGAGCTGGATCTTGCGGCAGCCGATGGCAAGGCCATCAGCCGCAATGTCTACTGGCTTTCCACCCGGGCCGATACGCTGGATTGGGCGAAGTCGAACTGGTACCTCACGCCGCTGACGCAGTACGGTGATTTCACTGCGCTGGCGACCTTGCCGAGAGCGACGCGTGAGGTCCGCGTATCAACCACCCGCGAGGGCAGCGACGATGTCACGACGGTCACCCTTTCCGTGCCCTCGACATCACCGGCGGCCGCCGTGCAGGAACATCTGTCCATACGCCGCGGGCCGAAGGGTGAGCTTGCGCTGCCCGTGACGTGGTCTGACAATGACGTCACGCTCTGGCCCGGCGAATCGATCGTGCTCACCGCACGCTACCCGGCAGGGGGCGCTGTAGGCACGGTGGTCGAAGTGGAGGGTTGGAACGCCCCCGTGGCGCAGTTCACGGCGGGGGTTACCCAGGGAACGAAGCATTGA
- a CDS encoding APC family permease, translated as MSERSFHRSIGVFSGTAINMTQMCGIGPFITIPLMVAAMGGPQAIVGWIVGALLAMADGLVWAELGAAMPGSGGTYVYLRRAFQARTGKLMPFLFIWTMLLAIPLLMSTGIIGMVEYLQFFFPGMGWWTTHIVGVLATALVTWMLYRRIESVRVITIALWVIMLVSIIGVAAAGFSHFDAHRAFDFAPDAFGPRFFTGLGAGLIIGVYDYLGYNTTAYIGDELRDPGRTMPRSIIISITAMMVVYLLLNISVLGVAPWQEIAQSKSVASLVVERSWGHAAAAVMTTLIIVTALASVFTGLLGGSRVPFEAARDKVFLSTFGRLHAKHGFPHIALLTMGVVTAIGTFFDLTDVINMLLTATILVQSIAQVVALVVLRRREPGMPRPYRQWLYPLPCIIALVGWVYVYISASTLSLMLSGVWIVAGLIVFAVWARVNAAWPFAPLETPHPAAGEP; from the coding sequence ATGAGCGAGCGTAGTTTCCACCGATCGATCGGCGTGTTCTCGGGCACCGCCATCAACATGACGCAGATGTGCGGGATCGGCCCGTTCATCACCATTCCGTTGATGGTGGCGGCCATGGGCGGACCGCAGGCGATCGTGGGCTGGATCGTCGGCGCGCTGCTGGCGATGGCCGATGGCCTGGTCTGGGCGGAGCTGGGCGCCGCCATGCCCGGCTCCGGGGGGACCTATGTGTACCTCCGCCGGGCGTTCCAGGCGCGCACGGGCAAACTCATGCCGTTCCTCTTCATCTGGACGATGCTGCTGGCGATCCCGTTGCTGATGTCGACCGGCATCATCGGCATGGTGGAGTACCTGCAGTTCTTTTTCCCGGGCATGGGCTGGTGGACCACGCACATCGTCGGGGTGCTCGCCACCGCGCTCGTGACGTGGATGCTGTATCGCCGGATTGAATCCGTGCGGGTCATCACCATTGCCTTGTGGGTGATCATGCTGGTCTCGATCATCGGCGTGGCCGCAGCCGGGTTCTCACATTTCGATGCCCACCGCGCGTTTGATTTCGCCCCCGATGCATTCGGGCCGCGCTTCTTCACCGGGCTGGGCGCCGGCCTCATCATCGGCGTCTACGATTACCTGGGCTACAACACCACGGCGTATATCGGAGATGAGCTGCGTGATCCTGGCCGGACCATGCCCCGCTCCATCATCATCTCGATCACGGCCATGATGGTGGTCTACCTCCTGCTCAACATCAGCGTGCTGGGCGTGGCGCCATGGCAGGAGATCGCGCAGTCCAAATCGGTTGCGTCGCTGGTGGTGGAGCGCAGCTGGGGCCACGCGGCCGCCGCGGTGATGACCACCCTCATCATCGTCACGGCGCTGGCCTCGGTTTTCACCGGCCTGCTCGGCGGTTCACGCGTGCCCTTCGAGGCTGCGCGGGACAAGGTCTTCCTGTCGACCTTTGGCCGCCTTCACGCAAAACATGGCTTCCCACACATCGCGCTGCTGACGATGGGCGTGGTCACGGCCATCGGCACGTTCTTCGACCTGACCGATGTAATCAACATGCTGCTGACGGCGACGATCCTGGTGCAGTCGATCGCCCAGGTAGTGGCCCTGGTGGTATTGCGCCGGCGCGAACCGGGGATGCCGCGCCCGTACAGGCAGTGGCTGTATCCCCTGCCCTGCATCATCGCGCTGGTTGGCTGGGTCTACGTCTATATCTCCGCATCGACCCTGTCGCTCATGCTTTCCGGCGTGTGGATCGTCGCCGGGCTTATCGTCTTCGCGGTCTGGGCGCGGGTAAACGCCGCGTGGCCCTTCGCCCCGCTTGAAACCCCTCACCCTGCCGCCGGGGAACCGTAA
- a CDS encoding TonB-dependent receptor encodes MSTALRKHPLSFAITVTLLAVVSTSTAASTFFDVQQDGQPAQAASAQTTPPTPPAKKADGKDSDGNTAKNAVDLSGVTVTGVRASQMKAIDVKRDADKIQDSITAENIGALPDTTITDSLQRITGVQINRDAGVGTSVDVRGLPQVGTMLNGEVFITADQIDSQQPDFSMLPSTLFHGADVVKSATADETDAGISGAIDLHTYRPWDLPSGFTYSYSANGERGSTTKHTGPEANGLFSYNDNGRWGFLISGDYSDTRRMNSTEGLDQYGVVLNGENAASAGGYNGFLTPWNGAPIPSQIVQNADGSVDVNGDGKSNGVFMGSQNFGINQIITERKRKSANASFQFDIGNGFSLTSDYFYSQQHEFDRNVGIQFNSTNWQGATYVPLQSQDTGKPALGSYGTPEPGWEGSNIYTTQVYQKWPGDVESYSQMIRKFSDAKNLNLQLDYDDGGPFTASLRGIHDTASQHLQETDVNISDSDGALWPNVLADGVPDDAVPPGTYVYPAELGGNRVFNPTGIPQNTIPITADFRGRYLKIGTPAELAAAFADPNAWTFKTLESSGNYDRKVALNALRFDGKFEFSEGFKLKFGVRNSIRTADNKGYTFETPVYAGMGASDPGGCLVRYVGADVVLNSGSCTAGNEQGYFRAGPLSAISMPNTASPLADNFKAYNNLLGSGINFWAVDPNAMKNPEDFWKSLYPDTVSVGEPGTTWGVRLKELTGYLQGDFNGMIGDMPYSGNVGVRLIRSHLDVTQHLSGDPGAYGDEPEDVGTEITKRRYQDVLPSANFALDVTDSVKVRLAYSKNMMPLDLSTWAGGLQLNYSLSETPDGPIFRVANGTSSGNPNLDPWRSTNFGASAEWYINPSSMVSLALFRINVDSFIKNGSVTNCTLPDEDGVVRDHCIVITQPVQGTGNSIKGAELDYRQAFTFLPGIFSKTGMEVNGTYAPSNSGERDLAGKKIPFQDNSTKSGNFILWYQDDRFQARVAYNYRSRRAVMDSVGGITGMEMYEAPQKYIDASVSYKFTKQLEVFLNGTNLTNEYQKYYLVFPNQPGHSTFSERMFMFGIRGQW; translated from the coding sequence ATGTCCACAGCACTTCGCAAGCATCCCTTGTCGTTCGCCATCACGGTCACCCTGCTGGCCGTCGTATCGACGTCCACCGCGGCGTCTACCTTTTTCGATGTGCAGCAGGATGGGCAACCGGCCCAGGCCGCGTCCGCGCAAACCACGCCACCGACGCCGCCAGCGAAGAAAGCTGACGGCAAGGACAGCGACGGGAATACGGCGAAGAACGCCGTGGATCTTTCGGGGGTAACGGTCACCGGCGTTCGCGCATCGCAGATGAAGGCGATCGACGTGAAGCGTGATGCCGACAAGATCCAGGACAGCATCACCGCCGAGAACATCGGCGCACTGCCCGATACGACGATCACCGATTCGCTCCAGCGCATCACCGGCGTCCAGATCAACCGTGATGCGGGCGTCGGCACCTCCGTGGATGTACGCGGCCTCCCACAGGTCGGCACCATGCTCAATGGTGAAGTGTTCATCACGGCCGACCAGATCGATTCCCAGCAGCCCGATTTCAGCATGCTGCCCTCAACGCTGTTTCATGGCGCCGACGTGGTCAAATCCGCCACCGCCGATGAGACCGATGCGGGCATCAGCGGCGCGATCGACCTGCACACCTACCGGCCCTGGGACTTGCCCTCCGGCTTCACGTACAGCTACTCGGCCAACGGCGAGCGCGGCTCCACGACCAAGCACACGGGGCCCGAAGCCAACGGCCTGTTCTCGTACAACGACAACGGGCGTTGGGGTTTCCTGATCTCCGGCGACTACTCCGATACCCGGCGCATGAATTCCACCGAGGGCCTGGACCAGTACGGCGTCGTGCTCAACGGCGAGAATGCCGCAAGTGCGGGTGGCTACAACGGCTTCCTCACCCCGTGGAACGGCGCGCCCATCCCGTCGCAGATCGTGCAGAACGCCGATGGCAGCGTGGATGTGAACGGCGACGGCAAATCCAACGGCGTGTTCATGGGTAGCCAGAACTTCGGCATCAACCAGATCATCACCGAGCGCAAGCGCAAGTCGGCCAACGCCTCGTTCCAGTTCGACATCGGCAATGGCTTCAGCCTGACCAGCGATTACTTCTACTCACAGCAGCACGAGTTCGATCGCAACGTCGGCATCCAGTTCAACTCGACCAACTGGCAGGGTGCCACCTACGTACCGCTGCAATCCCAGGACACGGGCAAGCCCGCGCTAGGCTCCTACGGTACGCCTGAACCCGGCTGGGAAGGCTCGAACATCTACACCACGCAGGTGTACCAGAAGTGGCCCGGCGACGTGGAATCGTACTCGCAGATGATCCGCAAGTTCTCCGACGCCAAGAACCTCAACCTGCAGCTCGATTATGACGACGGTGGCCCCTTCACCGCGTCGTTGCGTGGCATCCACGACACGGCCTCGCAACATCTGCAAGAGACCGACGTCAACATCTCCGACTCCGATGGTGCGCTGTGGCCGAACGTGCTGGCCGATGGCGTGCCCGACGATGCCGTCCCTCCCGGCACCTACGTGTACCCGGCCGAGCTGGGTGGCAACCGGGTATTCAATCCCACGGGCATTCCACAGAACACCATCCCCATCACCGCGGACTTCCGCGGGCGGTATCTGAAGATCGGCACACCTGCTGAACTGGCCGCCGCCTTTGCCGACCCCAACGCCTGGACCTTCAAGACGCTTGAATCATCAGGCAACTACGACCGCAAGGTGGCCCTCAACGCCCTGCGGTTCGATGGCAAATTCGAGTTCAGCGAAGGGTTCAAGCTCAAGTTCGGCGTTCGTAACAGCATTCGCACGGCCGATAACAAGGGCTATACCTTTGAAACGCCCGTGTACGCGGGCATGGGGGCATCCGATCCGGGTGGCTGCCTGGTTCGCTACGTGGGCGCCGACGTGGTGCTCAACAGCGGCTCGTGTACCGCGGGGAATGAGCAGGGTTACTTCCGCGCCGGCCCGCTCTCGGCCATCTCCATGCCGAACACGGCCTCGCCACTGGCGGACAACTTCAAGGCCTATAACAACCTGCTGGGCTCGGGCATCAATTTCTGGGCGGTCGATCCCAATGCCATGAAGAACCCCGAAGACTTTTGGAAATCGCTGTATCCCGACACCGTCTCGGTCGGTGAACCCGGTACCACCTGGGGCGTGCGCCTGAAGGAGCTGACGGGATACCTGCAGGGCGATTTCAACGGCATGATCGGTGACATGCCCTATAGCGGCAACGTGGGCGTACGCCTGATCCGTAGCCACCTGGACGTGACCCAGCACCTCAGCGGCGACCCGGGCGCGTACGGCGACGAGCCGGAAGACGTGGGCACGGAGATCACCAAGCGGCGCTACCAGGATGTGCTGCCGTCCGCGAACTTTGCGCTGGACGTCACCGATAGCGTGAAGGTGCGCCTGGCGTACTCGAAGAACATGATGCCCCTGGACCTGAGCACCTGGGCGGGTGGCCTGCAGTTGAATTACTCGCTTTCCGAGACGCCCGACGGCCCGATCTTCCGCGTCGCCAACGGCACGTCGTCGGGCAACCCGAACCTGGATCCGTGGCGGTCGACCAACTTTGGCGCGTCCGCCGAGTGGTATATCAACCCGTCAAGCATGGTCAGCCTGGCGCTGTTCCGCATCAACGTGGATAGCTTCATCAAGAACGGCAGCGTCACCAACTGCACCCTGCCCGACGAAGATGGCGTGGTGCGCGACCATTGCATCGTCATCACGCAGCCGGTCCAGGGTACGGGCAACAGCATCAAGGGCGCCGAACTGGACTACCGGCAGGCGTTCACGTTCCTGCCCGGCATCTTCTCGAAGACCGGCATGGAGGTGAACGGCACGTACGCACCCAGCAACTCGGGCGAGAGGGACCTGGCAGGCAAGAAGATCCCGTTCCAGGACAACTCCACCAAGTCCGGCAACTTCATCCTGTGGTACCAGGATGACCGCTTCCAGGCGCGCGTGGCGTACAACTACCGCTCACGCCGCGCTGTCATGGATAGTGTCGGCGGCATCACCGGCATGGAGATGTACGAAGCCCCGCAGAAGTACATCGATGCCTCGGTCTCGTACAAATTCACCAAGCAGCTCGAAGTGTTCCTCAACGGTACGAACCTCACCAACGAGTACCAGAAGTACTATCTGGTCTTTCCGAACCAGCCCGGGCACTCGACATTCTCCGAGCGCATGTTCATGTTCGGCATTCGTGGCCAGTGGTAG
- a CDS encoding beta-N-acetylhexosaminidase, with translation MTGRAPLPGLRRCIAASVAVAIGTLAAAACAADVAPSGWSLLPMPALARPLGSGVVTIAGGATVAVRGDDSAALKAVVGNFAQRVASVRGLPLRTTASGDGTATITFEIKADASVVGDEGYAITIDKAGILVTARTVRGAFNGSATVWQLLTPPGWTRGAVAQVPYGSIEDHPRFAWRALLLDSSRHYQSADEIKKLIDWMSLDKLNVLVWHITDDQGWRLPVPKYPELATKGGCREAVGNDSEVSGGRDTPYCKVYTAAEIGDIVRYAAERNVEIVPEIDLPGHSQATIAAYPWLGVTGKRPPVWTDWGVSPWLLNPNAKTLQFVNDVMDEVMRLFPSRYVSIGGDEADKQQWNASPEVNAQMKALKLASMDELQGWFMRQVASYLVAHGRTPVGWDDEVDAGVALPREQVVMSWHGDHDERVALAALRQGHDVVMTPQESLYFDHLQSTHPGEWAGPPPVVSLRQAYDTQLIPPGTTPEEATHIIGVQAGLWAEQLLTFANHQHATFPRIAALAELGWSPAASHDWSGFLGRLPAELRRYRVLGIASADTAFAATFDVSPEASGGFRVTLANQAVGGDIRYTTDGTEPGVHSPLYTQPFTQPAGTTMRAAVYAADGTLLAAARSIRLDDTTRYSRESTALQTCSGEPASRLQGAKSAGGTRPVYSVEIGNACWLWPQANVEGATRVTVTAERLPWRYGDEARGAIVRDRHGRGDAIEIHVNGCDGPPLATAPLAATAPSGGQVRREAKLSTPIGADAKALCVFVTGDPREGQWALGTISFSK, from the coding sequence ATGACAGGGCGCGCGCCACTGCCGGGGCTTCGGCGATGTATCGCGGCCAGCGTTGCCGTCGCGATCGGTACGCTGGCGGCGGCCGCCTGCGCGGCCGACGTGGCGCCGTCCGGGTGGTCGTTACTGCCGATGCCAGCCCTCGCAAGACCGCTTGGGTCCGGTGTGGTCACCATCGCCGGGGGCGCTACAGTTGCCGTACGTGGTGACGATTCGGCAGCCTTGAAGGCCGTCGTGGGCAACTTCGCACAGCGCGTGGCGAGCGTACGCGGGCTACCGCTACGCACCACCGCAAGCGGTGACGGCACCGCCACGATCACGTTTGAGATCAAGGCCGACGCGTCCGTGGTCGGTGATGAAGGCTACGCAATAACCATCGACAAGGCCGGCATCCTCGTCACCGCGCGTACCGTTCGCGGTGCCTTCAACGGCAGCGCCACCGTATGGCAATTGCTCACGCCCCCGGGATGGACACGCGGCGCCGTGGCGCAGGTGCCCTACGGCAGCATCGAGGACCACCCCCGGTTCGCATGGCGCGCCCTGTTGCTTGATTCCAGTCGGCACTACCAAAGTGCTGACGAGATCAAAAAGCTGATCGACTGGATGTCGCTCGACAAGCTCAACGTCCTCGTCTGGCACATCACGGACGACCAGGGCTGGCGCCTGCCCGTTCCAAAATACCCCGAGCTGGCCACCAAAGGTGGTTGCCGGGAGGCGGTCGGGAACGACAGCGAGGTTTCGGGTGGCCGTGACACCCCCTATTGCAAGGTGTACACGGCTGCGGAGATCGGCGACATCGTGCGCTACGCCGCCGAACGCAACGTCGAGATCGTGCCGGAGATCGATCTACCTGGTCATTCGCAAGCCACGATCGCCGCCTACCCGTGGCTGGGCGTGACAGGCAAGCGCCCGCCTGTCTGGACCGACTGGGGCGTCAGCCCCTGGTTGCTTAACCCGAACGCGAAGACCTTGCAGTTCGTCAACGACGTGATGGACGAGGTCATGCGCCTGTTCCCGTCGCGCTATGTCTCCATCGGTGGTGACGAGGCGGACAAGCAGCAGTGGAATGCCTCGCCCGAGGTCAACGCGCAGATGAAGGCATTGAAGCTCGCGAGCATGGATGAGCTGCAAGGCTGGTTCATGCGGCAGGTGGCTTCGTACCTGGTGGCTCACGGGCGTACGCCGGTGGGCTGGGATGACGAAGTGGATGCCGGCGTCGCGCTACCCCGCGAGCAGGTAGTGATGTCCTGGCACGGGGACCACGATGAACGCGTCGCCCTCGCCGCGCTTCGCCAGGGCCACGATGTCGTCATGACGCCGCAGGAGTCGCTGTACTTCGATCACCTGCAATCCACGCATCCAGGCGAATGGGCCGGGCCGCCGCCGGTCGTGTCGCTGCGCCAGGCGTATGACACCCAGCTCATCCCTCCTGGCACCACGCCCGAGGAGGCGACGCACATCATCGGCGTGCAGGCCGGGCTGTGGGCCGAGCAATTGCTGACATTCGCAAACCACCAACACGCGACCTTCCCTCGCATCGCCGCACTGGCCGAGCTTGGCTGGTCGCCCGCCGCCAGCCACGACTGGAGCGGCTTCCTGGGGCGCCTGCCTGCCGAGTTACGACGTTACCGCGTATTGGGCATCGCGAGCGCGGACACGGCGTTTGCCGCTACGTTCGATGTATCGCCCGAGGCCTCGGGTGGCTTCCGTGTCACGCTCGCCAACCAGGCCGTTGGCGGCGACATTCGTTACACGACGGACGGCACCGAGCCAGGCGTTCATTCCCCGCTATACACACAACCCTTTACGCAGCCCGCTGGCACGACGATGCGGGCCGCCGTCTATGCCGCCGACGGCACCCTGCTCGCCGCCGCCCGGTCGATTCGGCTGGATGACACCACGCGATACAGCCGTGAAAGCACCGCACTGCAGACCTGTTCCGGCGAACCGGCATCGCGCCTCCAGGGCGCGAAATCCGCTGGGGGCACCCGTCCGGTTTATTCGGTGGAGATTGGCAACGCATGCTGGCTGTGGCCCCAGGCAAACGTAGAGGGCGCCACGCGTGTCACAGTGACCGCGGAACGGCTGCCATGGCGATACGGCGACGAAGCCCGCGGTGCGATCGTGCGCGATCGCCACGGGCGGGGTGATGCCATCGAGATCCATGTGAACGGCTGCGACGGCCCGCCACTTGCGACCGCGCCGCTGGCAGCCACCGCGCCATCGGGAGGCCAGGTGCGCAGAGAGGCAAAGCTCTCTACACCCATCGGTGCTGATGCGAAGGCTTTGTGCGTTTTTGTAACGGGCGATCCACGCGAGGGGCAGTGGGCGCTGGGGACCATTTCGTTTTCTAAGTAG
- a CDS encoding glucokinase produces the protein MLFLAGDIGGTNGHVALMRAADDRPGHIETLAYRVYPCAAFPSLAELIRTFIDSEVRAPVSHCVLACAGQVMGDEVANDNLAWPILPAALRATLGLADVAILNDFEALGYAIDGPLAESGRHLCGPQLRGVGPSLVVGPGTGLGAAIYVPHATGGTVLTTEAGQMDFAPHSVRERDVLAWLAPEGGYVPVELIVSGPGLLTAYEALCALDGVMPALATPKAVTAAAAEESDSRAVEAVALFCAALGSFTGNLAMSYLPTGGIFLAGGFLSSIFDLLKQSAFEERFLHGRSVRAMLAQVPVWVTEHGSHGVQGAARWYMHHREATRTAFAEGAVA, from the coding sequence ATGCTCTTTCTCGCGGGCGATATTGGCGGTACCAACGGCCACGTGGCGCTCATGCGCGCGGCCGACGATCGCCCCGGTCACATCGAGACGCTGGCGTACCGCGTGTACCCCTGCGCGGCGTTCCCGTCGCTCGCCGAGCTGATCCGGACCTTCATCGATAGCGAGGTACGTGCGCCGGTATCGCACTGCGTGCTCGCGTGCGCCGGCCAGGTGATGGGCGATGAGGTCGCAAACGACAACCTTGCATGGCCAATCCTGCCCGCCGCGTTGCGCGCGACGCTGGGCCTGGCCGATGTCGCGATTCTCAACGATTTCGAGGCACTCGGGTACGCCATCGACGGGCCGCTCGCGGAGAGTGGCCGGCATCTGTGCGGCCCCCAACTTCGCGGCGTGGGGCCATCGCTCGTGGTTGGCCCCGGTACGGGCCTCGGCGCCGCGATCTACGTGCCCCACGCCACCGGGGGGACGGTGCTGACGACGGAAGCCGGGCAGATGGACTTCGCTCCGCATTCGGTGCGTGAGCGCGATGTGCTCGCGTGGCTGGCACCTGAAGGCGGCTACGTGCCCGTTGAACTCATTGTCTCCGGGCCGGGCCTGCTGACGGCCTATGAAGCGCTGTGCGCGCTGGATGGCGTGATGCCTGCGCTGGCGACGCCGAAGGCGGTGACGGCGGCGGCCGCGGAGGAAAGCGACAGCCGTGCCGTGGAAGCGGTGGCGCTGTTTTGTGCGGCGCTGGGCAGCTTCACGGGCAACCTGGCCATGAGCTACCTGCCTACGGGTGGCATCTTCCTCGCCGGCGGATTTCTTTCCTCCATCTTTGATCTGCTCAAGCAAAGCGCCTTCGAAGAGCGCTTCCTGCACGGGCGAAGTGTCCGCGCCATGCTGGCGCAGGTGCCGGTGTGGGTTACCGAGCACGGTAGCCACGGCGTGCAGGGTGCCGCCCGGTGGTACATGCACCACCGCGAAGCGACGCGTACCGCCTTCGCCGAAGGTGCCGTCGCATGA